Genomic DNA from bacterium:
CGTCTTCCTCGGCTTCCCGCAGTCCGGGTTGCAGCATGTATTCGGTTTCTTTGATCGGGTCGAAGGCCGGCGGCTTGCCCATATTCACGGCCCAGAATTCCGACTGCGTGAGCTTGACCATATCCCGCGCGGAGGCGAACGGCGGCCGGGTGCGGGGAAAGGCGGGAGAATAGGTCCAGACCACGCCGCCGTCGACGATGGTTTTGCCGAGGCCCAAAGCCAGATCCACCACGCCCTGTTCCGGTTTGGCGTGTCCCTGCGGATAAAAGTTGTAGGAGCGCGCGACACCGGAAAGGTTGGGATAGAATCGCTCCCCGTAGCGCTGGCCGACGACTTCCTGAATGATCACCGCCATCTTTTCGCTCTGGATGGACTGCTCGGTGCTGCGGATGTAGGCCTTAGCTTCCTGAAAGAAGGTGGACGCCCACACGAATTTCACCGCTTCCACCAATCGGCGGAACCGGGCATCGGGATCAAACGGGTTATTGGGAATCATTTTGGTGGCGTACACCCCGGCGAAGGGATGATAGAGCGCGTCTTCGAGCAGACTGGAGGAACGCACGGCCAGCGGCTGATGCACTTTGCGGATGAGGGCCATCAGGTCGCCGACGAATTCCGAGGGGAAATCGGCCTTCTGAAAGGCATGGGCGATGCGGTCATCAGGAGCGTCCGAGAGAGCAACCTCATAGAGCCGGTTGCGGGACATGAAGGCGTCGAACACGTCTGTCGTGACCACCGTAAGGCGCGGGATGTTGATCAGCAAGTCGCCGAAGTCATCGGCACTGAACCCGCTGGAGAGCAGAGCGCGCGCGAACGCCAGCCCGCTGGCTTTGCCGCCGAATTCTCCCGATCCGATGTAAGTGAAGTCCTCACTCGAATCGAAGAACTCGCGCTGAAACCGCGCGGCGTGATGTGGGGTGGAAAATTTGCGTTGCTCAGGCATTCGAATCACCGAAGGAAGAAGGAAGACGGAACAAGGATGAAGGAAGAAGGAAGACGGAACAAGGATGAAGGAAGAAGGATGAAGGATGAAGGATGAAGTGAAGAATGAGATCACCTCTCATCCTTCATCCTTCCGCCTTCATCCTTGCCTTACACCCATCCTCTATCTTTGCAGGCTTGCGCGACGCGGCTGACGGCAATCACATACGCGGCGTCGCGCATGTAGAGTTTGCGTTCGCGGGCCAGTTCACTGACGGCGATGAAGGCGCTGGTCATGGCGACGTCGAGCTTGCCCAGCACTTCATCCTTTTCCCAGTAATAGTTCATGTTGGACTGCACCTGCTCGAAGTAGGAGCAGGTCACACCGCCGGCGTTGGCCAGAAAATCGGGGATGAGGAAGATGCCACGCTGCTTGATGATCTCATCGGCCTCGGGAGTGGTAGGTCCGTTGGCGCCTTCGGCAATCAGACGCACGCGCTTGCCGATCTTGCCGACGTTTTCGGTGGTGATCTGGTTTTCGATGGCGCCGGGAATCAGAATGTCCACGTCCTGCTCCAGCCAGGCATCGCCGCCGAGGACTTCATAGCCCAGTGCGCGTGCCTGCTCTTTTTCGATACCGCCGAAACGGTCGGTGATGTCGAGCAGTTGATCAAGGTCAATGCCGCCGGCCTTGCGGAAGGAGTAGGAGGTCTGATCCTTCTGATCCCAGCAGGACACACAGATGACCTTGCCACCAATCTGCTGCAACAGGCGGATCGCGTACTGCGAAACATTGCCGAAGCCCTGCACACTGGTTTGGGTTTCCTCGGGCCGCATGCCCAATTCTTTCAGCGCCTCGCGAATAGTGAAGACGACGCCGAAGCCGGTGGCCTCGGTGCGGCCCAGCGAGCCGCCCATGCCCACGGGTTTGCCGGTGATGAAGCCCGGGAAATGCCCGCCGTGAATGTGCTCATACTCATCGAGCATCCAGAGCATGTGCTGCGCGTTGGTCATGATGTCCGGCGCGGGCACGTCGGCCAATGGTCCCACCACCTTGGCAAGCTGCCGCACCCAGCCGCGACAGATGCGTTCCTGTTCGTGCGGGGTCAGGTTGTGCGGATCGCAGATGACGCCGCCTTTGCTGCCGCCGAGGGGAATGTCCACAACCGAGCATTTCCACGTCATCCACATCGCCAAGGCGCGCACGGTGTCAATGGTCTCCTGCGGGTGAAAGCGGATGCCGCCTTTTCCCGGGCCGCGCGCATCATTGTGCTGGACACGGAAACCGCGAAAGATGCGCATGGTGCCGTCATCCATCCGCACGGGAATGGTAAAATGGTATTCGCGCAGCGGCTGACGGAGCATTTCCCGCGTGGCGCTGTCCAGCGAGAGAAGATCCGCCACCCTATCGAATTGCGTTTGAGCCATTTCAAACGGATTGAAAGCACTGCTGCTCATAGGGCACCTTCTGTATGTGTGGGAAGGGGAAAATGCTGAAAGGCTGATAGAAAAAGAAGAGGCTACGGGATGGGAGATAGAAAGCCGGGTCTGCACTCAAAGAGGAGCACGACCCGGCTTTTACGATCTACCGAAAATCCGCGCAGCGCCAGACGCCGCTTTCGGGACGCACCCGGGTGCAAACGCTTTCGGCGTCGCACTGCGGACACAATCCCATGTCCGTGACCTCATGCCATTGCAAAGATTCGTGCACGGTTCGGGAGGGCGCATAGGCGTAGCCTTCGAACTGCGCGCAGTCCATCACGGCGGCGCCGTGATGATTCGAACATTGCGGCCCGTACTTGCAGGAAACACAGATGCCGCGAATCACCATCGCTTTCGACATACCATGGCCTCCTTACAACGAATCCGGCTTTTTAGTCCACTTGTAATCTAAGAAGAAAGTCCTGAAAATCAAGTGAAAGTCTCCGCAAGATCAATCTCTGCCTGACCCTGTCTAAAGCTACCAGCGAATCCCATTGGGCATCGCGAAACCTCTCGAAACCGTAAAGATTCAAGAGCTTATTCCACACGGATAACGGCATTTGCCGCTGGAGGAGGCATGTCTATTTGTTCAAAGCGGATCGACGGCGGGACATGAAAACGGCCACGCGAACTCGAGGTTGCCCTCTCCGCGTGGCCGCAATCCGACCTGCTGGCTGCAAGCGGTGGTCTAATTCGCGATGGGCGACACCTCGTAAAAGCGAATGGCGTTGGTATTGGCCCCATTGACAATCGTGTAACTATTGGTCGCAGCGGTCCCTTCAAGCGTGTTGAACGGCCCACTGGGGGTGGCTGAACTATAAACGCGATAGTGGGGCGCACCCAGATTCGCCCACCGCAGCACGACGTCATTTCCGTTGCGATAGGCGGTAAGGCCGAAGGGAGCGCCGTTAGCCCGGATCATCCGGTTGCCGGGATGGGCATTGGTGCTCACCACGCTGTCATCTTCGCTATGCCAGTGATTTTCGCAGGCATCGAAGAAGTAGGAGCGGTGATTGCGCGCGCCGTTGGCGTCGCGGCCAAAGGCTTCATAGCTGCCGAACTCATTGTTGGCCACCGCAATGTAGAACTCCGGAACGCGAATAATGGGCGCGGTGCCCAGCGTGTCCTTGAAGGTGACGGTGGTCCAGTTGGTGCCTGTGGGGAGTCCGCCAACGACGTTGCCCACGGATCCGGCAAGGCGGCTGTAGATCACCGTCCCGGGCAGGCCGCCGGGGCCATCGGCGGCGTAGATCGTCACCTTAATTGGCGTGTGGGTCTGTTCGGGAAGGCGGCGCGAAATGGCAATCTGCGCGCCGCACAAGGCGTAGGGAGTGGTGACCGGACCGAATTTTACCGCCCACTGATAACGCAGGCTGTCGGGCGCGGTCACCCAGTTGAAGCTCTCCGCCGTGCCGTCGTCATAGGCCAGAGTCTGCGGACCCGGTGAATAGACATTGAAGCGGTAGAGGCCCGTGGGGGCATTGGCCGGCACAAACGCGGTCAGTCCGCCGTCATCGGCAGCGCGCAGGTAGTAGTCGTAGGTGCCTTCGGTCAGCGACGCGAGGCTGGCCGAATATTCCTGATAGTTGGCTGTTGCAGGAAGCAAGAGAGAATCGAAAGAGGCCAATCCCCGTTTCCGGTAGAACATCTTCACGGAAGCGATGGACAGCGTGGCTCCCGGATCGTAGGCGTTTGCCACGACGGTTCCGGTATGCGGGGTGATGTCGTGCAGCGGCGTATGGCGGAGCACCGGGGCGAGGTTGGGCTCCTGAATCACGAAATTGGTGGCGGAAAAATCCATCGCGGAAGGATACACTTCACTGGTCACGCGAATGCGGGCCAACACGCTGCCGGGAGGCAGAACGTGCCAGGCATAGGAGCCGCTGTCGGGAAGGTTGCTGCCGATCAATTCCCATGATCCTGTCGGATAGTTGCGGTTCAGATGAATATCCACCGAACCGGAAAGATTCAGCGACGTCCAGCGGATCATGCCGGTCTGCCCCGCGACGTACGTCTCACCGCCATTGGGTGCGGTCAGCGTAATCTGCCGTGCGGTGAGGGTAAAGCTTGCATTTGAGGTGTCGCCGGCCAGAGGATGTACCGTGCCCTGGACCCGCAGGCGCGCGGCAGTGGAAAGCGGCGTGGTGACGGTCCAAGGGAACATGCCGCTATTCGGCGTACTGGCGGCAATGGTCTCCCATGCTCCGCCCGGATAGGTGCGGTTCAATTCCACGCGCACGGCTTCGGTCATGGCGGGCGCAAGCCAGCGAATGGTGTCGACATCGCCCGCGGTCCAGGTTTCTCCGCCGTTCGGCATTGTAACAGCCACGCCGCCGATGCTGAAGACCGCAGCAGAGGTGTCGGCCACCAGCATCTGTGTGGCGCCGGACAGGCGAATCCGCGCGGCAGCACTGCCCGGGGACGTCACCGTCCAGGTGTAGCTGCCCGTATTGGGCACATTGGCGGCGATGGTTTCCCAGGCGCCGGTGGTGGAATCCCGGAGCAGCTCGATGTTCATAGTCGTCGTAAGACCCGACGTCCACGTGATCGTGTGGGATTCTCCCGCGTACCACTGCTCGCCGCCGTTGGGAGCCGTCAGAGAAATCGTACCGGAACTGGAGCCGATGTGCTTCCATGTGGCTTGCAGAATTTCCCGCGTGGAGACATTCTGCACATAGGCAATCACGGTGCAGTTCCCCAGCGGCCAGAAGGAGTTGGCGTTGAGCGTTCCCGCCATGTGATAGGTCTGTCCGGCAGCAAGGGAAAATCCCTGGCCGGTGCTGGCATCGGGATACACATCCCGGAACGGCTCGGGAAAGGATAGCTCGCCATTGGGTCCGGGAGGCGTCGAATAGGTGATCACGTCATTGACCAACGCTACAAACAGGCGGTTGTCACTCCCGGTCATGGCTTCATCGGCAGTCACTGAGGCGACGAAGCGAAAGGTGTTGCCGGTGCCCATCGCTGCCGCCACGGAGAGGGTGCAAGGCGACGACACGGCATAGCGGGCGCGAATGGCGGCGCTCAGTGAGTCGGCTTGAGACATGTCCGGTTGCAGCAGATAGTCCACAAACAGAGCCGGAACATCCCAGACGCCGTAATAGTTGGTCCGGGCCTGTGCTTCCGCCGCATTCCATTGGTAGAATGGATCGTCGGTGCTGGGCCACCACGCATGGTAGTTGATGCTTACACAGGTGTCACGCGTCATCGCGGTGATCACCGTGCGGATCCCCGGATTGTACAGCGAACAGGCGGAGCATCCCGAGTTGGTGAACTCCTCAACCAGTACGCACTGGCGCGGTGCGGCTTCTACGGTCAAAACGCCAAACCACAGAATCAGAAATAGCAGCCCAAAATGCAGTTTCATATATCTTCCAGGGAAAGCAGAAAACAAAGGGCCAAAGCGAAAAAGCGAGAACGAAAAGCGGGCATGAATCTTGAGCATCCATCCGGATCAGGGGAGGGAGGATGCCACCACGAAGTAGAAGCGTTGCAGTTGGTGCGCGGGCATGGCGAAGCTTGCCGCGGAGGTGGTTCCTTCCAGGTCGGTGAAGGGTCCGCTTGCGTTCGCCGCGCTGTAGATCTTGTAGAATGGCGCGCCGGTGGGGGCCCAATACAAGGTGGTGTTGGCCTCGTCCGTAACGATGGTCAGATTGGTCACCGCGCCGGGGGTTTGCGGTTCAGGCGGCATCCAGAGCAGCGCAACGTCATCGATGTACCAACCTTCGCGAGCCGTGGCATTGTCACTGCCGAAGCGAAAACGCAGCCGCACCGAATGGCCGGTGAACGCCGCGAGGTTCATACTCACCTGTGTCCAGTCGAGGCTGTCCGAGTAGACAGGTGTGCGTCCGGCAAAGGGACCGGAATAGGAGGATGTGCCGCGCGTGTATTTGTTGTAGCCGGGGCTCAGAGCGGTTAATTGCTGCCAGGCCGCGCTGTCCACGGAAATATCCACCGCGCCGCCGTCGTAGGCGGAATCGGCGTACGTTGCCGAGCGCTCGGCGCGGATCAGGTGCCAGAAAGTGAGTGTGGCATCTCCCGCAAGGAAGATGGCCGGGCTGACCAGGCCGCCGTAAGCGTGACTGGCATAGCCCCCCGTTCCGGTGTCACCGAACTTCCAGGCATGGCCCGCGCTGTGACTGCGCGCAGCCGAAACATGCCACTGGTCCATCCAGCCGGTCTGAATCGCGCCGACAGTCCACTCACCCGCGCCCGATTCCATATTGTCGGAAAAGAGTACGCCGAGCACGGAGAACTGATAAACTGGGCTTGTCGCCGGATTGTGGTTTTCCGACGAGTCCGTGGCAGTGACATAGTAGAATAGACGGGTTCCCGCCGGATAGCCGCCGCAGCTTGCCGTCCAGGAAAAGCCTGTGTCACGCACCATGGGCTGGGTGTTGAACGTCGTGCTGTCGAAACTGTAATGGAAGATGGCGCCGGCGATGCCTGAATAGTCACGAATGGTGGCGCGCAGCACGTAGGGACCGGCCGCATCGCTGGTGGTCGGCAGTGGCACGAAGGAAATCGTCGGCGGATACACATCGGGACCGGAGGCGATGACCGGTATGTCGGCAAGGAACGTCAGCTTGTTGAAGGCGGTGACGGTCAGGACGACATTCTGGCCTGTCGGCAGGTCGCCGTTGATGGTGATGACCGCACTTCCTGTGGCATCGGTGTAAGCCGCGCCGTACAGCACTCCGGCCAGGGACAGGGCACAGAGCGCGCCCGGCACGCCATTCACGGATACGGCATAGGAGGGTTGCCCGAAGGGGATCTGTCCATCATGGGAGACGGCCATAGCGACGGGAGTCGCCGTGCGGATCTGCAGTGACGGATCTCCGAAAATCTGCCACGTGTTGAACATGTCCGCGCCGTCGACGCCCGGGTTCAAATCCATCATGCGGCAGGAAGAATTGTAGCACAAACCGCCGACGGTGGTCTTGGCGCGGGCGAGGAGCAGATCGGTCTCTTCATCCTGCGCGTCCATCGGGGGATTCCACGACTGGTTGATGGACGACATGTAGGTGGCAATTGCGCCGATCGGCTGACCGCCGCGGGTCGAGCGCATCCAGGCTTCTGCAAAACAGGTTGCGCCCGCAAATTGTCCGTTCACACAGGCAACGCTGAAGATAAACGGCAGTAGGTTATCATTGGTCAGCGCGGCCACATTGCTGTTGGAGAAACCTGTGGTGCCCCAACTGGTCTGGCTGCCATGTCCGGTATAGTTGATGATGCTGCGGCCCGCATTCAGCGCGGCGCTGACCTGCGCCGCTGTGGCGCCCGGATCGAAGATCTGGTCGATGGCGGTGTAGGTGAAATTCAGCAGATCGGCGCGCAGGTTGCCTTCATGCACGTAATCATATTCCCCGCCGTTGTGCCCAGGTCCCTGATCCGATCCGATGCAGGTTCCGGCGTGG
This window encodes:
- a CDS encoding PEP/pyruvate-binding domain-containing protein — its product is MPEQRKFSTPHHAARFQREFFDSSEDFTYIGSGEFGGKASGLAFARALLSSGFSADDFGDLLINIPRLTVVTTDVFDAFMSRNRLYEVALSDAPDDRIAHAFQKADFPSEFVGDLMALIRKVHQPLAVRSSSLLEDALYHPFAGVYATKMIPNNPFDPDARFRRLVEAVKFVWASTFFQEAKAYIRSTEQSIQSEKMAVIIQEVVGQRYGERFYPNLSGVARSYNFYPQGHAKPEQGVVDLALGLGKTIVDGGVVWTYSPAFPRTRPPFASARDMVKLTQSEFWAVNMGKPPAFDPIKETEYMLQPGLREAEEDDALRFVASTYDAASDRLSPGTGVDGPRVLDFAPILDLNEVPLNNLLKRLLKRCEEAIGAPVEIEFAMTLDSRRRVPPRFGFLQVRPMMVSHEQVDLEEENLEGPNVLAASSTVLGNGTVNTLCDVIYVRPEVFEARHTRQVAAQIATMNRALVDAKRPYLLVGFGRWGSSDPWLGIPVNWSDISAAKAIVEATLPEMNVDLSQGSHFFHNLSSFQVSYFAVRHDGMYHVDWDWLDQQHTVAQTPFVRHVHLEKPLRIVVDGRSGRGVIYHE
- a CDS encoding Glu/Leu/Phe/Val dehydrogenase, coding for MSSSAFNPFEMAQTQFDRVADLLSLDSATREMLRQPLREYHFTIPVRMDDGTMRIFRGFRVQHNDARGPGKGGIRFHPQETIDTVRALAMWMTWKCSVVDIPLGGSKGGVICDPHNLTPHEQERICRGWVRQLAKVVGPLADVPAPDIMTNAQHMLWMLDEYEHIHGGHFPGFITGKPVGMGGSLGRTEATGFGVVFTIREALKELGMRPEETQTSVQGFGNVSQYAIRLLQQIGGKVICVSCWDQKDQTSYSFRKAGGIDLDQLLDITDRFGGIEKEQARALGYEVLGGDAWLEQDVDILIPGAIENQITTENVGKIGKRVRLIAEGANGPTTPEADEIIKQRGIFLIPDFLANAGGVTCSYFEQVQSNMNYYWEKDEVLGKLDVAMTSAFIAVSELARERKLYMRDAAYVIAVSRVAQACKDRGWV
- a CDS encoding Ser-Thr-rich GPI-anchored membrane family protein, with product MKLHFGLLFLILWFGVLTVEAAPRQCVLVEEFTNSGCSACSLYNPGIRTVITAMTRDTCVSINYHAWWPSTDDPFYQWNAAEAQARTNYYGVWDVPALFVDYLLQPDMSQADSLSAAIRARYAVSSPCTLSVAAAMGTGNTFRFVASVTADEAMTGSDNRLFVALVNDVITYSTPPGPNGELSFPEPFRDVYPDASTGQGFSLAAGQTYHMAGTLNANSFWPLGNCTVIAYVQNVSTREILQATWKHIGSSSGTISLTAPNGGEQWYAGESHTITWTSGLTTTMNIELLRDSTTGAWETIAANVPNTGSYTWTVTSPGSAAARIRLSGATQMLVADTSAAVFSIGGVAVTMPNGGETWTAGDVDTIRWLAPAMTEAVRVELNRTYPGGAWETIAASTPNSGMFPWTVTTPLSTAARLRVQGTVHPLAGDTSNASFTLTARQITLTAPNGGETYVAGQTGMIRWTSLNLSGSVDIHLNRNYPTGSWELIGSNLPDSGSYAWHVLPPGSVLARIRVTSEVYPSAMDFSATNFVIQEPNLAPVLRHTPLHDITPHTGTVVANAYDPGATLSIASVKMFYRKRGLASFDSLLLPATANYQEYSASLASLTEGTYDYYLRAADDGGLTAFVPANAPTGLYRFNVYSPGPQTLAYDDGTAESFNWVTAPDSLRYQWAVKFGPVTTPYALCGAQIAISRRLPEQTHTPIKVTIYAADGPGGLPGTVIYSRLAGSVGNVVGGLPTGTNWTTVTFKDTLGTAPIIRVPEFYIAVANNEFGSYEAFGRDANGARNHRSYFFDACENHWHSEDDSVVSTNAHPGNRMIRANGAPFGLTAYRNGNDVVLRWANLGAPHYRVYSSATPSGPFNTLEGTAATNSYTIVNGANTNAIRFYEVSPIAN
- a CDS encoding C25 family cysteine peptidase, whose product is MKRFSLAVVLTLCLPMLLMAAQHVLTGQTRPQDVTVTVLESSAARTVVRFDVDGFTRDDIQIAGQDYVTLTCGHESVRLEAGAPALPRLSRSIVIPDDADMQIRMISSDYVDYTSTPVAPSKGNLLRTVDPATVAYVFGPVYQQAAWYPRDLASLRTPYVLRDLRGAVIDLNAFQYNPALQTLRVYTSVTVEISAAGYGGENMLARVRPFRKVDPEFERIYQRHFLNYDHTALLYTPVPENGEMLIICYDAFRTAIVPFANWKIQKGIPTTIVNVSAIGNTATAIRAYIQNFYNTHDLGYVLLVGDAEQIATPTASTGSSDPTYSKLAGSDDYPDVFVGRFSAASVADVQTQVERSVEYERDAQAGAAWYHAGTCIGSDQGPGHNGGEYDYVHEGNLRADLLNFTYTAIDQIFDPGATAAQVSAALNAGRSIINYTGHGSQTSWGTTGFSNSNVAALTNDNLLPFIFSVACVNGQFAGATCFAEAWMRSTRGGQPIGAIATYMSSINQSWNPPMDAQDEETDLLLARAKTTVGGLCYNSSCRMMDLNPGVDGADMFNTWQIFGDPSLQIRTATPVAMAVSHDGQIPFGQPSYAVSVNGVPGALCALSLAGVLYGAAYTDATGSAVITINGDLPTGQNVVLTVTAFNKLTFLADIPVIASGPDVYPPTISFVPLPTTSDAAGPYVLRATIRDYSGIAGAIFHYSFDSTTFNTQPMVRDTGFSWTASCGGYPAGTRLFYYVTATDSSENHNPATSPVYQFSVLGVLFSDNMESGAGEWTVGAIQTGWMDQWHVSAARSHSAGHAWKFGDTGTGGYASHAYGGLVSPAIFLAGDATLTFWHLIRAERSATYADSAYDGGAVDISVDSAAWQQLTALSPGYNKYTRGTSSYSGPFAGRTPVYSDSLDWTQVSMNLAAFTGHSVRLRFRFGSDNATAREGWYIDDVALLWMPPEPQTPGAVTNLTIVTDEANTTLYWAPTGAPFYKIYSAANASGPFTDLEGTTSAASFAMPAHQLQRFYFVVASSLP